The Phyllopteryx taeniolatus isolate TA_2022b chromosome 14, UOR_Ptae_1.2, whole genome shotgun sequence genome has a window encoding:
- the LOC133488926 gene encoding uncharacterized protein LOC133488926 yields MEGEPEDFDEDVKEERKTTLLWEKCIQQRIVVDLSEDESLHLSDLRASSLALHLSPDESAVSEAGIHFSDDIASDAIIVRSEMELPMKSSILQKEELLNQPYEDPGQNTSDEDQEDLPYDGNFGSPYFSCIDSARRNVTSDQRQMSTKNQSSDGSHVEKEEEEDKQNEEVAPPSTHPPVDINKLMLRHFSREELLQTGRLIEAETLPEVSLLESADELPRSTSTHDNTTALSSISERPSVKSFYSDGNEQRERLEEDNTASSRDESDVTPSKYEECEAPIRKMSHLRSRSFGELKYGQGQVHYPLPDFSKVAPKVKIPKIPSGPVRFVPQVPSPMIRAQSSPGILDVISRVLEDSDLLPSEKPQVLKDTNEQTSPSLVHHLQAEYDKLLTKYARAENLIDKIRLGTNVSSDICVKDDLGNSSEGSHVGPVAPHIPTSGNIVEKVKTTNQDEMESNNKSHQECTNEAEKMTAELRAVISQFMQMVDDFKQSVNNMSVSTEEQQMMLRSLMEAQDQLERKYMSKKEEHRTLEMQNYLGLCNNIGPFDPNRLLEGDLFRVGMHLEDIKEMIDKNTREQIVPPLLSSTPKEKTNNLTVKASPPPSLHEGSSVCLTTECFRTETKTEVQKEDEDETSRNDGLEERSELIINDSRQVSNRFSVCSGVSAEGLLDAKDEENCDKKRESALLEGSASNDTWDGISGKGTQGSGTQNSVLNRECDLGDGVSLAVEVSSSSDARSSLSQGIVCRETDSGFGSSYLNQSCGILQPNPPTERVHSDGFSSLDSEGSSLNLQTTIHPTDVQTQPAGSAATVELWVQNTTQESSLKLQGPDVKNHYTSEPILSAAMDVEQRERHLCSCNSEAILALQVEVSRLKKDLEEGLVQLPHLARKMDNLASKYSQDRQERRPKTKARTHPKTISMWKSTGSRQILSNLASSQLRLEDWISTDMDPSKSTDSGGAETMLQFVGGKRVIRKQETQLGNQEAIMERLYSNNRRSLLSPQSTKKSLLQVSYGSSCSLPASYKVKEPPPHVTNHRKCSTQSDTALLPSNVYFQHTLSPVFQRSSSRTGSKKEEMNWSLDQAIEAARSMKRITDRMAKRLMADLAKTPLLPQGNLPHSATRAQETSNGFMQREHRITRDSFFN; encoded by the exons ATGGAGGGAGAACCAGAGGATTTTGACGAGGACGTTAAGGAAGAACGCAAGACAACCTTATTGTGGGAAAAGTGCATCCAGCAGAGAATCGTGGTGGATCTGAGTGAGGATGAAAGTCTCCACCTCAGTGATCTGCGGGCTTCTTCTTTAGCTTTGCATCTGTCGCCGGACGAGTCTGCCGTATCAGAGGCCGGCATCCATTTCAGTG ATGACATCGCCTCAGATGCCATAATTGTAAGGAGTGAGATGGAGCTCCCAATGAAGAGCAGCATTTTGCAGAAGGAGGAGCTTCTAAACCAGCCATATGAGGACCCTGGGCAAAATACTAGTGATGAGGATCAGGAGGACCTCCCTTACGATGGCAATTTTGGCAGTCCTTACTTCTCCTGCATAGATAGTGCTCGAAGAAACGTGACCTCCGATCAAAgacaaatgtcaacaaaaaatcAGTCTTCTGATGGATCTCATgtggagaaagaagaagaagaagataaacAGAATGAAGAGGTAGCCCCACCAAGCACTCATCCTCCAGTTGACATTAACAAGTTGATGCTGCGACATTTCTCCCGGGAAGAGTTGTTGCAGACTGGAAGGCTGATTGAAGCCGAGACCCTTCCAGAGGTCTCCCTGCTGGAGAGTGCAGACGAGCTTCCCCGTAGCACATCGACACACGACAACACGACGGCTCTGAGCAGCATTTCTGAGAGGCCTTCTGTCAAAAGTTTTTACAGTGACGGCAATGAACAAAGAGAACGTTTGGAGGAGGACAACACAGCGTCCAGTCGAGATGAGAGTGACGTGACACCATCTAAGTATGAAGAGTGTGAAGCTCCCATCAGGAAAATGTCACATTTGCGCAGCAGGTCCTTCGGTGAGCTAAAGTACGGCCAGGGTCAAGTCCATTATCCTCTCCCTGACTTCTCCAAGGTTGCCCCTAAGGTCAAAATCCCAAAGATTCCCAGTGGTCCAGTCAGATTCGTTCCTCAAGTCCCCAGTCCCATGATCCGAGCCCAGTCCTCCCCAGGAATCTTAGACGTGATCAGCAGGGTCCTGGAGGATTCAGACCTTCTGCCTTCAGAGAAGCCTCAAGTTCTCAAAGACACGAATGAGCAGACCAGTCCTTCTTTGGTGCATCACCTACAG GCTGAATATGATAAACTACTGACCAAATATGCCAGGGCTGAGAATCTCATAGATAAAATTAGGTTAGGAACCAAT GTTTCCTCAGACATTTGCGTCAAAGATGACCTAGGAAACTCCAGTGAGGGTAGCCATGTTGGACCTGTAGCTCCGCACATTCCAACATCGG GTAACAttgttgaaaaagtaaaaacaactaACCAGGATGAGATGGAGTCCAACAATAAGTCTCATCAAGAATGTACCAATGAGGCTGAAAAAATGACTGCTGAGCTGAGAGCTGTCATTAGCCAGTTCATGCAGAtg GTGGATGACTTCAAGCAGAGTGTAAACAATATGTCGGTTAGCACAGAAGAACAACAAATG ATGCTGAGGAGCTTGATGGAAGCTCAGGACCAGTTGGAAAGAAAATACATGAGCAAGAAGGAAGAGCACCGAACTCTGGAGATGCAGAATTATTTGGGCCTGTGCAACAACATCGGACCTTTTGACCCAAACAG GCTGCTGGAAGGAGATCTATTCAGAGTGGGTATGCACCTGGAGGATATTAAGGAGATGATCGACAAAAACACGCGTGAGCAGATCGTCCCGCCTCTCTTATCATCTACTCCcaaagaaaaaactaacaacCTGACAGTGAAGGCCTCACCTCCACCATCACTACATGAG GGGTCAAGTGTATGTCTGACCACTGAATGTTTTAGAACGGAAACAAAGACTGAGGTACAAAAGGAGGACGAGGATGAGACCAGTAGAAATGATGGATTGGAGGAAAGGAGTGAGCTCATCATCAATGACTCAAGGCAAGTCAGTAACAG GTTTTCTGTTTGCTCGGGGGTCTCTGCGGAGGGACTTCTAGATGCTAAGGATGAGGAGAACTGTGACAAAAAGAGAGAATCTGCCTTGTTGGAAGGGAGCGCTAGCAATGACACTTGGGATGGAATCAGTGGGAAAGGGACTCAGGGAAG tGGCACTCAAAATAGCGTTCTAAACCGAGAATGTGACCTCGGTGATGGTGTCAGCCTGGCTGTGGAggtctcctcttcctctgatGCACGCTCATCACTTTCGCAG GGGATTGTTTGCAGAGAGACAGACAGTGGATTTGGGAGCTCCTacttgaatcagtcctgtggaATATTGCAGCCTAATCCTCCAACAGAAAG AGTGCACAGTGATGGATTTAGTTCTTTGGACAGTGAAGGCTCTTCACTCAATCTCcagacaaccatccatccaacGGACGTCCAAACGCAGCCTGCAGGCTCAGCAGCTACAGTGGAACTGTGGGTGCAAAATACAACTCAAGAGTCTTCTCTGAAGCTGCAGG GCCCTGATGTAAAGAATCACTACACCTCTGAACCTATCCTGAGTGCTGCAATGGATGTAGAACAGAGAGAACGCCACCTGTGCTCTTGTAATAG tGAGGCTATCCTGGCCTTGCAGGTAGAGGTGTCCAGGCTGAAGAAGGACCTGGAAGAAGGTCTGGTCCAGTTGCCTCACCTGGCAAGGAAGATGGATAACCTAGCCTCCAAATACAGTCAAGATCGTCAGGAGCGTAGGCCCAAGACCAAAGCCAGGACCCACCCTAAGACAATCAG CATGTGGAAGTCAACAGGCagcagacagatactgagcaATCTTGCCTCTAGTCAGTTGAGACTAGAAGACTGGATTTCAACAGATATGGACCCCAGCAAGA GTACAGACAGTGGAGGCGCAGAGACGATGTTGCAGTTTGTGGGAGGCAAGAGAGTCATCAGGAAACAGGAGACACAGCTAGGCAACCAAG AGGCCATCATGGAGAGACTTTACTCCAACAACAGGCGGTCTCTTCTCTCACCTCAGTCCACCAAAAAGTCCCTGCTCCAGGTCAGCTATGGCTCCTCCTGCAGTCTACCTGCAAG CTACAAAGTGAAGGAACCTCCACCGCACGTGACCAATCACCGGAAGTGTTCCACCCAGTCAGACACAGCGTTGCTGCCCAGCAATGTGTACTTTCAGCACACTCTGTCCCCTGTATTTCAAAGGTCTAGCAGCAGGACAGGAAGCAAG AAGGAGGAGATGAACTGGTCTTTGGACCAGGCCATTGAGGCCGCCCGCAGCATGAAGAGGATAACGGACCGCATGGCCAAGAGACTGATGGCCGACCTGGCCAAAACTCCACTTCTCCCGCAGGGGAATTTACCACATTCTGCCACGAGGGCCCAAGAAACATCGAATGGCTTCATGCAAAGGGAACATAGGATCACAAGAGACAGTTTCTTTAACTAG